A segment of the Fusobacterium ulcerans genome:
ATTCAAAAAAAGTAATGATGAGGAATATTTGAAAAAAATCGAAAAATTGGAAGAGACTCTTGCTTCTAAAGAAAACGAAATTTCTAATTTAATCAATGAAATCGAATCTTTGAATAAGTTTACACCAAGACAGTTGGAAGTATTCGAAAAAAATCTTAAGGAGAACAAAGAGGAAGTTCAAAGGCTAAAAAATATCTTGGATTCTTACTGCATCCCTTACAATACTAAAGAAAGATATTCTTATAAAGTTGAAATTGAAAAATTTTTCTCATCAAGTAAATTTCAAGAATTAAATACTGCATTAAAAGAAAAAGGAATCACATATCTTCAAGAGGTAAGTGTAGATATTCTTGAAACTATGCCGGCTGATCTAAAAGGTATAGATGAAGGAAAGAAAAAATATCAGGATTACCTAAGCAAAAAAATTGAATGGGAAATAGTTACTCTTTTAAATAAAGGGGAAAAAATCAGTAAGATATACAGCAAAACTAGAAAATTTGCAAATATTCTTAGTGAAGGATGCTATGAATTCATGGAAGATATAAGAGATTATGATTTCGACAGTCTGGTAGATGCTGGATTTAATGCTGAACAGATAAAGGAATTTAAAGAAAAAAGAGATGAATATTACCTTGAAAAAAGAATAGGTAAGTAATCGGAGGACAGCAATGAAGAACATACTGCTGGGAGTAACTGGCGGAATAGCAGCTTATAAATCGGCGAACATAGTTTCTCTTTTGAAAAAAAAGGGTTACAATGTAAAAGTTATAATGACTAAAAATGCAACTGAAATAATAACACCTCTTACTTTGGAAACTTTATCCAGAGAGAGAGTCTATGTGAGTATGTGGGACAGAACTCCTCATTTTGAAGTGGAGCATATTTCGCTTGCTCAATGGGCAGATGCAGTTCTTGTAGCACCTGCTACATATAATATAGTAGGGAAGATAGCCAATGGAATAGCAGATGATATGCTTTCAACTGTGATTTCAGCAACTAAGAGCCCTGTATTTTTTGCATTGGCTATGAATGTCAATATGTATGAAAATCCAATTTTGTTAGAAAATATAGAAAAATTGAAAAAATATAACTATAATTTCATTGAATCAGATGAAGGATTTCTAGCATGTAATGTAAATGCAAAGGGAAGATTAAAGAATGAAGCTGAAATAGTAGAGATATTAGAAAAATATTTTGAAGAAAAAGAAACAGATAAATATCTGACTGGTAAAAAAATACTTATTACTGCTGGAAGAACAGAGGAAGCCATAGACCCTGTGAGATACCTTTCTAACAGATCAAGTGGACAGATGGGATATTCTCTGGCTATAGCAGCACAAAAGCTGGGAGCAGAGGTTATACTTGTTTCAGGACCTACAGAGCTGGATATACCAAGAGGAATAAAGAAATTTATTCAGGTGAGAAGTGCTCAGGAGATGTATGAAGCTGCTGTAAAAGAATTTGAGACAGTAGATATAGCGATTGCTTGTGCCGCAGTTGCTGATTACAAGCCTAAGACATATTCAACTGAGAAGATAAAGAAAAAAGATGGAGACATGACTATTATTCTTGATAGAAATCCAGATATTCTTTATGAAATGGGAAAATTGAAGAAAGATCAATTTTTAGTAGGATTTGCAGCTGAAACAGAAAATATCGTGGAAAATGCTCTTGGTAAATTAAAGAGAAAGAATCTGGACATGATAGTGGCTAACAATGCTGCTAATATGCAGAAGAAAACTAATGAGATACTTATAATAAAAAGTCAGGAAGATATGAAGGAGATACCTGAAAAGGAAAAATCTCAGCTTGCATATGATATATTGAAAGAAATAAAATTGTAAGATATGAAAAGGTTGTTTTGATGGACAGCCTTTTTTATTTTTCTCTTTTGCTTTGAATTAATTTGGAAATAAAAAATGTGAATGACTAAAAAGCTAGAATTACAACCTTTTTATAAGCCATCCACATATAAAATTCAAAATAATATTTCTAATTTTTATAAATTAAGCAGTTAATAAATTTTCATTATATATTCTTTCAAATTTATTGACACAGGTAGGCTTTGAAAAATAGAAGCCTTGCAGTGTAAAATAACCTATTTTTTTGAGAAAATCCATCTGTTCAGCAGTTTCAACTCCTTCGCATAAAAGAGGTATATCAAGAGCAGTACAAAGCTGTATAATTCCTTTTATAAGAATCTTATTCTTATCTGAAATTTCACCCCTTCCTAAAAATCCTTTATCTAATTTAATTAAATCAAAAGGGATAGTTTTTAAAAGATTCAGACTTGAATAACCAGAACCAAAATCATCTAACTGGATGCAGTATCCTAGATTTTTAAGCTTTTTAATAGGAATTAAAATATCTTCTAAATTATTAACAAATACATTTTCTGTTATTTCAAGTTCTATGTATTTAGGATCAATCCCATGATCAGATACTATCTTATGAAATTGTGCAACAAAATGTGGATTTTTAAAATGATCTCTTGAAACATTTACTGATATTGGAAATAGAGGAAGTTCATCTTCCATTCTATTCTTTATATATGCACATACTTTTTTATAAATCAAAAAATCAAGTTTTACTATATCTCCAGTTTCTTCCATTAAAGGAATAAATTCTCCGGGCATCATAACTTCTTTACCATTTTCTACCATTCTGGCAAGAGCTTCTGCTCCAATTATTTTATTGATACGAGTATCTACTTTAGGCTGCAAATAGAATGTGAACTTATCATTTTCAAATGCAGATAGTATTCTTGTATGAAGTTCCTGTTTTTTTATAAAAAGTTTTTTTCTTTCTTCATCAAAAACTCCGCCTTTAGTTGTTAATGAAGGCTTTAATGATTTTCTTACAGCATCAGCCTTGCTTATATATGAATATATACTTTCATTTTTATTATCTACAGCACATACTCCGCAAATAAATCCAAGATTGCATTTGGGATGGTGATGAGCTTCATGATGGAGAAAGTCAGATCCTTTTTTAATAAAAGATTCAACCATTTCTTCAAGGTCTGCCCCATCTGGAACAGAAAAAACTCCAATGAAATTATCAGCATAGACTCTGCAACTAGCTATGTAAGATGGATGTTTCTGTATATAGTCTGCAAAAGATGATAAAAAACAATTTCCTTGATATTCACCATATATTCTATTTAGAGATTTAAAACCTATTATATCAACATAAAATACTGCTATGTTTTTCTTTTCATTTTTATTTATATAGCTTTCACTCTCTTGAAGAAAAGAAGTGTAAGTAGGAAGGTTAGTGACAGGATCAAATTGATCAACTTTATGGAATAGATTTTTCATATTTTTATTTTCAATTAATATTGAAGGGGAAATATCTTCATTAAATTCCCAGAATTTTTTTATTGCTCTAAAGAATTCTCTTTCTTTCTCTTCTGAATAGAAAAAATACTGCCAGCTTCCAGCTGTTGCAGCATAGAAGAGGGCTTTCATAGCCTGAGGATATATGAACTCTAGATTTTTATTCTCTTTTTCTCTGATAATAGCTCCAATGCTTATATCTTTATATAGCTTTGTTTTTTTAGCTTCAGTCAAAAAGATTTCTATTGCTTCTTCAATTTTTTCTTTTTCTTCATAAGAACTAACAACTACTTTTTCTAAGGAAGCAAATTTAATAGAACTCTTTTGAAACGGCAGATATTTATCTATTAATTTTAAAATGTTTTTTTTCAATTCTTTTTCATTTTTAGGAAGAATACTTTTAATATCCATAATAAATAAAACGTGATACAAACAACTGCTGTTCTTTTCAATTTCATTCATGATTACTTTCTGCAATTCTGTATTATTATAAAGGTACATTTTTTCTCCTTTTATATCTCTGAATCTATATTAAAAAAGTATTTTTTAAGAGCTGTATTATGTCTAAAATTGTATCACAAAAATTGTCTAAATACAAGATTATAGTATATAAATAACGATTCTGCAATTAAGGGGTTTTGCAATAGAGAAGCAGAAATACATATTTTAAACTTAATTAAAAAAGATATTTAAAACAAAAAAATATTTAAATTTTTCCTTAATAAACAAAAATATTTAAAATTAAAAGCGAATAAAAAAAAGAGGACTAAACCTCTTTAAAGAACTCAATATCATCACTGTCATAAATTTTTTCAAAATCTTCTACAGGCATAGGTTTTGCAAAGTAGAATCCTTGAACGAGAGAACAACCAGATTGTTTAAGGAAATTGATCTGTTCTTTAGTTTCAACTCCTTCACAAAGAAGTGGAATATCAAGTTCTTTACATAAAGCTATAATTCCTTTTATAAGGATTCTGTTCTTCTTTGATATTTCTCCTCTTCCCAGAAATTCCTTGTCTAATTTTATTAAATCAAAGGGAATATCTTTTAACAGGTTAAGACTTGAATAACCAGAACCAAAATCATCCATCTGTATGCTGTATCCTAAAGATTTAAGATCATAGATAGCATTAAGTATATCTGCTATATTGCTGCTGAAAACACTTTCAGTAACTTCAAGTTCCAGATACTTTGTTTCTATTCCTGTATTTTTTACTATATAGTCAAGCTGCTGAACAAAATGAGGATTTTTAAAGTGCTCTCTGGAAACATTTACAGATATAGGAAATAATGGCAGATTTTTCTTTTTTCTCTCATTTATATAGTCACATACTTTTTTGTATATAAAGAAATCTAACCTTACAATATCTCTTGTTTCTTCCATTAAAGGAATAAAATCTCCTGGCATTAGAGGAGGAATGTTACTGTCAAAAGATGTCATACGCACAAGGGCTTCGGCACCAATAATTTCATTTGTAAGTATGTTTATTTTAGGTTGAAGATAAAAAATAAAACTCTTATTTTCTAAAGCAGTCATTATAGTTCTTAATCTCTCTTGTTTTATTAGGTAAAGAGCTTTTTTAGGAGCATCAAAAACTTCACTTTTAGATGTTAATGAAGGTTTTAAAGATTTTCTTACATCATCAGCTTTACTTATATATGAATAAATACTTTCATTTCTGTCATCTATAGCACACATTCCACAAATAAATCCAAGATTACATTTAGGATGGAAATGTGCTTCTTCCTGTAAAAATCCATTACAGTCTCTTATAAACTTAACAGAAAGCTGTTCTAAAGTAACTCCTTCAGGAATAGTAAATAATTCAATGAAATTATCAGCATATACTCTACAAGCACTTATATAGAATTCATTTGCTTTTATGAAATCAGAAAATGCTCTTAAAAAACGATTTCCTTCCTCTTCTCCATATATCTTGTTTAAAGTTTTAAAACCAATTATATCTGCATAAAATACAGCCAGTTTCTTATTTTCATTTTTGTTATTTATATGATCCTGAGCCTTTTTTATAAATGAACTATAAGATAGAAGTTCAGATATATTATCAAATTGATCTAATCTTTCAAAAAGGTTTTTTATTTTATTATCTGATATTAATCTAGAAATAAATTGTGAATCAGATAATTCCTTATTAAATTCCCAAAAATTTTTTACTGATTCAAGAAACTTGTTCTCTTTTTCTTCAGAATAGAAAAAATACTGCCAGCCACCAGCAGTTTCAGCATGAAATATGGCTCTGATAACTTGTTGATAAAGAGTCTCAAGATTAGTATCTTTGTTCTTTCTTACTGTTGCACCAATAGAAATATTTTTATAGATATTTTCTTTCTTAGCTTTTTTTAGAAAATCTTTCATCATTTCTTCAGCTTCTATTTTTCCTTCATCAGAGAAAACTACTATATTTCCTGAAGAAAGAAATCCATAAGAGCTTTTTAGAAATAATGGATATTCCACTAAAAGTTTTAAAATATCTTTTTTAAGCTCGTTATCATTTTTATAAATAGAACTTTCAACATGTATTACAAATAAAACCGAATGAATATTTGTATTATCTTTTTTTAATTCTTTCATTATTAATTGTTGAAGTTCAATATTGTTATAAAGATACATTTCTTCTCCTTTGTTTATTTTGCCTAAAAATAAGTTAATTTAAAATAAAAAATCTTAATGTCTATTTACGAAAAAATTGTATCATAAAATATGTCTGAATACAAGAAGATAATGGAATTGGAAGGAGTCTGTATTGAATAAAAAAAATTCTTTTAAAGCTAAAAAACTAAATTTTCCTTGAGGTTTT
Coding sequences within it:
- a CDS encoding EAL domain-containing protein gives rise to the protein MYLYNNIELQQLIMKELKKDNTNIHSVLFVIHVESSIYKNDNELKKDILKLLVEYPLFLKSSYGFLSSGNIVVFSDEGKIEAEEMMKDFLKKAKKENIYKNISIGATVRKNKDTNLETLYQQVIRAIFHAETAGGWQYFFYSEEKENKFLESVKNFWEFNKELSDSQFISRLISDNKIKNLFERLDQFDNISELLSYSSFIKKAQDHINNKNENKKLAVFYADIIGFKTLNKIYGEEEGNRFLRAFSDFIKANEFYISACRVYADNFIELFTIPEGVTLEQLSVKFIRDCNGFLQEEAHFHPKCNLGFICGMCAIDDRNESIYSYISKADDVRKSLKPSLTSKSEVFDAPKKALYLIKQERLRTIMTALENKSFIFYLQPKINILTNEIIGAEALVRMTSFDSNIPPLMPGDFIPLMEETRDIVRLDFFIYKKVCDYINERKKKNLPLFPISVNVSREHFKNPHFVQQLDYIVKNTGIETKYLELEVTESVFSSNIADILNAIYDLKSLGYSIQMDDFGSGYSSLNLLKDIPFDLIKLDKEFLGRGEISKKNRILIKGIIALCKELDIPLLCEGVETKEQINFLKQSGCSLVQGFYFAKPMPVEDFEKIYDSDDIEFFKEV
- the coaBC gene encoding bifunctional phosphopantothenoylcysteine decarboxylase/phosphopantothenate--cysteine ligase CoaBC, with translation MKNILLGVTGGIAAYKSANIVSLLKKKGYNVKVIMTKNATEIITPLTLETLSRERVYVSMWDRTPHFEVEHISLAQWADAVLVAPATYNIVGKIANGIADDMLSTVISATKSPVFFALAMNVNMYENPILLENIEKLKKYNYNFIESDEGFLACNVNAKGRLKNEAEIVEILEKYFEEKETDKYLTGKKILITAGRTEEAIDPVRYLSNRSSGQMGYSLAIAAQKLGAEVILVSGPTELDIPRGIKKFIQVRSAQEMYEAAVKEFETVDIAIACAAVADYKPKTYSTEKIKKKDGDMTIILDRNPDILYEMGKLKKDQFLVGFAAETENIVENALGKLKRKNLDMIVANNAANMQKKTNEILIIKSQEDMKEIPEKEKSQLAYDILKEIKL
- a CDS encoding EAL domain-containing protein; protein product: MYLYNNTELQKVIMNEIEKNSSCLYHVLFIMDIKSILPKNEKELKKNILKLIDKYLPFQKSSIKFASLEKVVVSSYEEKEKIEEAIEIFLTEAKKTKLYKDISIGAIIREKENKNLEFIYPQAMKALFYAATAGSWQYFFYSEEKEREFFRAIKKFWEFNEDISPSILIENKNMKNLFHKVDQFDPVTNLPTYTSFLQESESYINKNEKKNIAVFYVDIIGFKSLNRIYGEYQGNCFLSSFADYIQKHPSYIASCRVYADNFIGVFSVPDGADLEEMVESFIKKGSDFLHHEAHHHPKCNLGFICGVCAVDNKNESIYSYISKADAVRKSLKPSLTTKGGVFDEERKKLFIKKQELHTRILSAFENDKFTFYLQPKVDTRINKIIGAEALARMVENGKEVMMPGEFIPLMEETGDIVKLDFLIYKKVCAYIKNRMEDELPLFPISVNVSRDHFKNPHFVAQFHKIVSDHGIDPKYIELEITENVFVNNLEDILIPIKKLKNLGYCIQLDDFGSGYSSLNLLKTIPFDLIKLDKGFLGRGEISDKNKILIKGIIQLCTALDIPLLCEGVETAEQMDFLKKIGYFTLQGFYFSKPTCVNKFERIYNENLLTA